Part of the Triticum dicoccoides isolate Atlit2015 ecotype Zavitan unplaced genomic scaffold, WEW_v2.0 scaffold111706, whole genome shotgun sequence genome is shown below.
TCATGTTGCCTCCCAGTGATCCATCAAGGCCTAAATCAATTGGGCGAAGGCAACTTTTTACAAAGCCACATCCTAAGCGTCTTATTAGCACACCTCACTCAGCCTACCACAATAAAGTGGAATCTTGTGCAAGATGCCAAGGAAAAGGAAGTAACTCAACTACTGATGTATTATTAGATGAATGTAATCCCCCAAATATGTTTTCACAAGTTGACTATTTGGAAGAGTTTGAACAAGCAACATTATTTATGGAGCTTCAACATCATTTGAATCCAATATACAGTTACTCTAACACTGCTGCTTGTTGCTTGTCAGTCAAATATCCCAAGAGCCAATTTTCAGATCAGGAGGTATTGCAACCTAATAGTGTATTATCAGTGGTGCCTGATTTTGATTTTGGCTCCTATCTTGAATGCTTTGAGTCTGATGATAGTTCTTCTATTGGTTATCAAGAGCTGTTGTGCTGGAAGCAAAGGTCTTGTTCTGTTATTGAGCATCATGCAAATGATATATTTTCAATAGGATGCATGTTAGCAGAAATCTATCTGCACAGACCACTTTTTGATGCTTCCTTGCTAGCTGCATATAAAGAAACTGGTATGCTGCCAGGAGCACTCCATGAATTGCCTGTTCATGTCGGTTTGCTTGTTGAGTCATGCATCCAAAGGCAATGGAAAAGGTAACTTAAATAATTACGTCTGATGTTTATATTTGTAATTTAATACCCTGCCACATTGGTGATGTTTTTCTTAAATTACAAGCAGAAACTGTTGAATGCTTTTGATTTTGTGATCTCTTGCAGGAGGCCGTGTTCAAAGCATCTTCTGGAGTCACCATATTTTCCTCCATCAGTTCGATCCGCATATATGTTTCTGGCTCCACTTCAACTTCTGTGTACATCTGGAGACCGCCTgaagtatgttactaagcttgcaaGTGAAGGGACACTCAAAGCCATGGGAGAATTTGCTGCTGAAGTGTGTGCACCTTACTGCCTACCTTTTGTTTCATCATCTCGGTCGGATGTTGACACCGAGTCTTGCTTGCGTCTGCTTAAAGAGTTTTTGAAGTGCTTGAGTGTCAAAGCAGCTAAGAAACTTATTCTGCCCATCATTCAGAAAATCTTACAGGCCGGTTAAGACACATCAGTGGGGAAATT
Proteins encoded:
- the LOC119342988 gene encoding protein GFS12-like, with the translated sequence CAHEDCSSRSIFASFNLPSSLDWSSHFKRWWTGELSNYEYLIVLNKLAGRRWGDPAFHPVMPWVIDFTVRPDESSDIGWRDLTKSKWRLAKGDEQLDFTYSSSDVPYHVSDECLSELAVCSYKARRLSKTILRSAVRSVYEPNEYPSSMQRLYQWTPDECIPEFYSDPWIFVSLHSEMSNLALPSWVTSSEEFICLHRDALESDRVSQQLHHWIDITFGYKLAGEASVEAKNVMLPPSDPSRPKSIGRRQLFTKPHPKRLISTPHSAYHNKVESCARCQGKGSNSTTDVLLDECNPPNMFSQVDYLEEFEQATLFMELQHHLNPIYSYSNTAACCLSVKYPKSQFSDQEVLQPNSVLSVVPDFDFGSYLECFESDDSSSIGYQELLCWKQRSCSVIEHHANDIFSIGCMLAEIYLHRPLFDASLLAAYKETGMLPGALHELPVHVGLLVESCIQRQWKRRPCSKHLLESPYFPPSVRSAYMFLAPLQLLCTSGDRLKYVTKLASEGTLKAMGEFAAEVCAPYCLPFVSSSRSDVDTESCLRLLKEFLKCLSVKAAKKLILPIIQKILQAPEYSHLKVSLLQDSFVRELWKKLGKRTYIEKVHPLVIAN